One part of the Bacteroidia bacterium genome encodes these proteins:
- a CDS encoding histidine kinase, whose amino-acid sequence MRPLVCSLLFLALSLNLSHAKKYDLDSLKLVFRTQHDIPEKLKATFRICSYYNRAKTNNDDSLRIYANEGIRLSASVDSLGMQAYFTTYFGATYFYEDTSIYFSKMREAEDLNLRSRSKVRYLKAAMTTYNAAMQYNEYNQNELAIACSKRGISYIDQFNPKDNDLWINNRTRIKDRLYVELIEAYREMSEYEKSIKTLFEQEKFLRENDSYSGLLEVYLQYYDVYADIINQKKMLLSPEELRPYKDLLLENLQKASHLSDSLPSSFGRKGIPSLYFGYYYEEEKDLEMAKRCFEESIEITKVEKRHEIRLMGYLSLAGIYLEENQADVSFQYIQQADSIAQYVKSPVKNLQLYEAFAEYYLAKRQPKKALKYMDMGSEIMLENSSMEVKAEHFELKHKVALANNQPDKALQYYKKQIALKDSLAGQQLAETLEDLRGKYETSQKDVEIAKLNEEKVSQQLVFQRILGFAVLVIMIILFISVAIFQRNRNKILEAKQKSSELKHRLLRSQMNPHFTFNALGAIQNYLLVSDQPNKAAYFLAKFAKLMRQILDQSIAPLISVEEELDTLENYLTIQKLRYDSKFEFQIEVADEICKEKTKIPPVLIQPLLENSIEHGKIHRKDDGIVRVEMEEVEEGFINVKVLDNGIGLSKSKKSEIKREHHSVSTTIIEERINMLRAKYGGNIRYQARELAHGGTETLLVLPKIIQ is encoded by the coding sequence ATGCGGCCACTAGTATGCTCACTACTTTTTCTTGCTCTTTCTCTAAATCTTTCCCACGCTAAAAAATACGATCTCGACAGCCTCAAGCTAGTTTTTCGGACTCAGCATGATATTCCGGAGAAACTGAAGGCAACTTTTCGCATTTGTAGTTACTACAATCGCGCAAAGACCAATAATGATGATTCCCTTCGTATTTATGCCAATGAAGGAATAAGGCTCTCTGCCAGTGTTGACTCATTGGGGATGCAAGCCTATTTCACCACCTATTTTGGAGCCACTTATTTTTATGAGGACACCAGCATTTATTTTTCTAAAATGCGGGAGGCAGAAGACCTCAACCTCCGCTCAAGGAGTAAGGTAAGGTACCTCAAGGCTGCCATGACGACCTATAATGCTGCTATGCAGTACAATGAGTACAACCAAAATGAACTCGCGATTGCCTGTTCGAAGCGAGGGATATCTTACATTGATCAATTCAATCCAAAAGACAATGATCTTTGGATAAATAATAGAACTCGAATTAAAGATCGGCTGTACGTTGAACTAATTGAAGCCTATCGAGAAATGTCGGAATACGAAAAGAGTATAAAAACCCTTTTCGAACAGGAAAAATTTCTAAGAGAAAATGATAGCTATAGCGGCTTACTGGAAGTTTATCTTCAATACTATGATGTATATGCAGATATCATCAATCAGAAAAAAATGTTGTTGAGTCCTGAGGAATTAAGGCCTTACAAAGATCTACTTCTGGAAAATCTTCAGAAAGCCTCTCATCTTTCCGACAGTTTACCCAGCAGCTTTGGCCGAAAGGGGATTCCATCCTTATACTTTGGGTATTATTATGAGGAGGAGAAAGATTTGGAGATGGCCAAAAGATGCTTTGAAGAATCCATTGAAATAACGAAAGTTGAGAAGAGGCATGAAATCCGCCTTATGGGATATCTTTCCCTCGCAGGTATCTACCTCGAAGAAAACCAGGCTGACGTCTCCTTTCAATACATTCAGCAGGCAGATTCCATTGCTCAATACGTAAAAAGTCCAGTTAAAAACCTACAGCTTTATGAAGCTTTCGCTGAATATTATTTAGCAAAACGTCAGCCCAAAAAAGCACTCAAATACATGGATATGGGATCTGAGATCATGCTTGAGAATTCAAGTATGGAGGTCAAAGCTGAGCATTTTGAATTGAAACACAAGGTAGCTCTGGCAAATAATCAGCCGGACAAAGCACTTCAGTATTATAAAAAACAGATAGCTTTAAAAGATAGCCTGGCGGGCCAGCAATTAGCGGAAACCCTGGAGGATTTGAGGGGGAAATATGAGACTTCCCAAAAAGATGTCGAAATCGCAAAACTGAATGAGGAAAAAGTAAGCCAGCAATTGGTCTTTCAGCGGATTCTGGGCTTTGCCGTTCTGGTAATCATGATCATTCTCTTTATTTCTGTTGCCATCTTCCAGAGAAACCGAAACAAAATCCTCGAGGCCAAGCAGAAATCGAGCGAACTCAAACATAGGCTCTTACGTTCCCAAATGAATCCGCATTTTACCTTCAATGCCCTGGGAGCTATTCAAAATTATCTTCTGGTCAGCGACCAACCCAATAAAGCGGCTTACTTTCTCGCGAAATTTGCCAAACTGATGCGGCAGATTTTGGATCAGAGTATTGCCCCGCTTATTTCTGTAGAAGAAGAACTCGATACGCTGGAAAACTACCTGACCATTCAGAAGCTGCGTTATGATAGCAAATTTGAGTTCCAGATTGAGGTAGCGGATGAAATCTGTAAAGAAAAAACCAAGATTCCGCCCGTTTTGATCCAACCTCTACTTGAAAATTCAATCGAACATGGCAAGATCCACAGAAAGGACGATGGTATCGTGAGGGTGGAAATGGAAGAGGTTGAAGAAGGATTTATCAATGTAAAGGTCCTCGACAATGGAATAGGTCTGAGCAAAAGCAAAAAGAGTGAGATAAAAAGAGAACATCATTCTGTCTCGACTACTATTATCGAAGAAAGGATCAATATGCTTCGAGCCAAATACGGCGGAAACATTCGTTATCAAGCCAGAGAATTAGCACATGGCGGAACAGAAACTTTATTAGTTTTACCTAAAATCATCCAGTAG
- a CDS encoding PKD domain-containing protein yields the protein MSAFKMRIGYTFLLCCLFLSGQAQLFPDLKFQRFYDNVGIDKARTLIKSTDANLIMGGETIMHDSIASGCGNIWILKVDTLGEILWEREIKMTGCEELRDMVNTDDGGILFTGVSNSLIPHEEKGDDNFWGDAFLGKLDSLGQVEWLQSYGGSQLDMGNAIAKGRYRDFMVAGISHSPNGVAKKNIGMADILILKVDNRGNVRFSQVIGGQQNDWANGISTAEEGGYILAGMSNSPEMGNEALGLYGNGLLARLSVTGRLIWKETYACPFGGYLSEVYQRPDTRIIAAGNYHTQVKAQEIWWMMLTAEGKVIREQFIGGPDNDYLSKMIHASLGGYLLGGYALSGSGSGSYAMGGDDFFLYRLDEEGRVIWRESFGGPDNERCMDVIEYSPGVYYAIGEKKNYFTHKKSGDNDYWLLRVEERESKEINASIYVRATDFRINRDTPTRFRARCEYGEKFFWDFGDGTTSEEKDPLKTYTLPGVYEVKLTVYVNESSSQTVMLEQELQVW from the coding sequence TTGAGCGCTTTCAAAATGCGAATTGGATATACCTTTCTTTTGTGTTGCCTTTTTCTCTCCGGGCAGGCACAACTTTTTCCGGATTTAAAATTTCAGCGCTTTTATGACAATGTTGGGATCGATAAAGCCCGTACATTGATCAAGTCCACAGATGCCAATCTGATTATGGGGGGAGAAACCATCATGCATGACTCCATCGCCAGTGGATGCGGCAATATCTGGATATTGAAAGTAGATACCCTGGGCGAAATCTTGTGGGAGCGTGAGATCAAAATGACTGGCTGTGAAGAACTCCGGGATATGGTTAATACCGATGACGGGGGAATCTTGTTTACAGGAGTCAGTAACTCTCTCATTCCCCATGAGGAAAAAGGAGATGATAATTTCTGGGGAGATGCTTTTCTGGGAAAACTGGATTCGCTTGGGCAGGTCGAATGGCTCCAGAGTTATGGAGGCAGTCAACTGGATATGGGCAATGCAATAGCCAAAGGGAGATATCGCGATTTTATGGTAGCGGGAATTTCTCACTCCCCCAATGGAGTAGCTAAAAAGAATATCGGTATGGCCGACATCCTGATTCTGAAAGTTGATAATCGGGGCAATGTCCGCTTTAGCCAGGTGATCGGCGGCCAGCAAAATGACTGGGCCAATGGGATCAGTACAGCTGAGGAAGGGGGATATATCCTGGCTGGGATGAGCAATTCTCCGGAAATGGGAAATGAAGCGCTTGGCCTATATGGCAATGGACTCCTAGCACGCTTATCTGTTACTGGTAGATTGATCTGGAAAGAAACCTATGCTTGTCCCTTTGGGGGATATCTGAGTGAGGTGTACCAACGGCCGGATACCCGTATCATCGCAGCAGGAAATTATCATACACAAGTTAAGGCTCAGGAAATCTGGTGGATGATGTTGACGGCCGAAGGGAAAGTGATTCGAGAACAGTTTATCGGAGGACCGGACAATGATTATTTGTCGAAAATGATTCATGCTTCTCTGGGAGGATATCTATTGGGAGGATATGCCCTCTCTGGTTCCGGCTCCGGGAGCTATGCTATGGGAGGGGATGACTTTTTCCTCTATCGACTTGATGAAGAGGGGAGAGTGATCTGGAGAGAAAGTTTTGGTGGACCTGACAATGAGCGCTGTATGGATGTGATTGAATACAGTCCAGGGGTTTATTATGCAATAGGGGAAAAGAAAAACTATTTCACTCATAAGAAAAGCGGAGATAATGATTACTGGCTATTGCGGGTAGAGGAAAGGGAGAGTAAAGAAATAAATGCCTCCATTTATGTTCGAGCCACAGACTTTAGAATAAATAGAGATACCCCCACTCGATTTAGGGCCCGCTGTGAGTATGGGGAGAAATTCTTCTGGGATTTTGGAGATGGGACGACTTCAGAGGAAAAGGATCCTCTCAAGACTTATACCCTTCCCGGGGTATATGAAGTGAAACTTACAGTATATGTAAATGAAAGCAGTTCCCAGACAGTCATGCTGGAGCAGGAACTTCAGGTTTGGTAG
- a CDS encoding LytTR family DNA-binding domain-containing protein has protein sequence MKAFLVENEKNLREVLKKLLQIHCPEVEVVGEADSVTSALEAIPQHEFDLLFLDIEMDDGTGLDLLSQLKKRSFHVIFVTAYDKYAIHAFRFSAIDYLLKPVDPDALESAIAKVKELQQKEMETQQLNALIQNLNPPNGRRKKIVVNDKSNLFFIDLEDVYYLQARGAYTEICLKDKVIFTSKNLKNYEEILLDAGFVRTHNSYIVNLSHVVKLNKSDNLLELKNNKSVSVSARKKDVLISEMKRYTMF, from the coding sequence ATGAAAGCATTCCTCGTCGAAAATGAAAAGAACCTTCGGGAAGTTCTGAAGAAACTCTTGCAGATTCATTGCCCGGAAGTAGAAGTAGTAGGAGAAGCAGATAGTGTAACATCAGCACTGGAAGCCATCCCACAACATGAATTTGACCTCCTGTTTCTGGATATCGAAATGGATGATGGAACCGGATTGGACCTCCTTTCCCAACTAAAAAAAAGGTCCTTCCACGTAATTTTTGTTACAGCCTATGATAAATATGCGATCCATGCCTTCAGGTTTAGCGCTATTGATTACCTGCTCAAACCTGTTGATCCGGATGCACTCGAAAGTGCGATCGCCAAAGTAAAAGAGCTGCAGCAAAAAGAAATGGAAACCCAGCAACTCAATGCTTTAATCCAAAACCTCAATCCTCCTAATGGCCGCAGGAAGAAGATCGTGGTCAATGATAAAAGTAATCTCTTCTTTATAGATCTGGAAGATGTTTATTACCTACAGGCCAGAGGTGCTTATACCGAAATTTGCCTCAAGGATAAAGTCATCTTTACCTCTAAAAATCTAAAGAACTATGAAGAAATTTTGCTGGATGCCGGTTTCGTAAGAACCCACAATTCCTATATAGTCAATCTGTCTCATGTCGTAAAGCTCAATAAATCAGATAATTTGCTGGAACTGAAAAACAATAAATCTGTTTCTGTTTCAGCTCGAAAGAAAGATGTACTGATCAGTGAGATGAAACGCTACACCATGTTTTAA
- a CDS encoding DJ-1/PfpI family protein: MKIAFIIFDGITWLDLIGIYDPVTRLKAYDYIPDLEWDLCAYNPTAKDSFGTEMQATKVRPDLSDYDMIIVPGGFGTRKLQDDSDFMNWIKSATKVPYKSSICTGSLLLGAAGFLKEKHATTHFNEYESLKPYVGEVHKNRIVRDGYTLTAGAVASSLDLGLYICEMLVDHEAKERIRKSMDYPHQKTDCITFNI; this comes from the coding sequence ATGAAAATAGCCTTTATCATATTTGATGGAATCACCTGGCTGGATCTGATCGGCATATACGACCCTGTAACACGCCTGAAGGCCTATGATTACATCCCTGATCTCGAATGGGATCTTTGCGCTTACAATCCTACAGCCAAAGACAGTTTTGGGACAGAGATGCAGGCTACGAAAGTAAGGCCCGATCTTTCCGACTATGATATGATCATTGTACCCGGAGGTTTCGGTACACGAAAACTCCAAGATGACAGTGATTTTATGAATTGGATCAAATCTGCAACTAAGGTTCCCTACAAGTCGTCTATATGTACAGGCAGTCTGCTTTTGGGAGCTGCGGGCTTTCTCAAAGAGAAACATGCCACTACCCATTTCAACGAATACGAAAGTCTGAAACCCTATGTGGGGGAAGTGCATAAAAATCGGATCGTGCGAGATGGATACACCCTAACAGCAGGAGCAGTAGCTTCTTCTCTGGATCTGGGACTGTATATCTGTGAAATGTTGGTAGATCATGAGGCGAAAGAGCGAATCAGAAAAAGCATGGACTACCCCCATCAGAAAACAGACTGCATCACTTTTAATATCTAA
- a CDS encoding SDR family oxidoreductase: MKDKVVFITGATAGIGKETARALAKEGAQLIISGRNPQKGAQVLEELKSSTGNDRIELMISDLEDLSSVRKMAADFKAKHDKLDILINNAGYLASERTLTKDGHEKMFGINYLAPFLLTHELLDLLKKSDQGRIVNVSSNAMLNTIDLNNLNSENKFSQMGSYGHSKSMLTSHTNELARRLEGSKVTANSLHPGVVYTNMIKSFTGPAFMRFLIKMIGPLFFLSPEQGAATTIYAASSPDLAESSGKYLVKKKITSPKPITENEEVAKKLWDATEKILNIS; the protein is encoded by the coding sequence ATGAAAGATAAAGTCGTTTTCATCACAGGTGCCACAGCTGGCATAGGAAAAGAAACTGCAAGAGCCCTGGCAAAAGAAGGAGCTCAGCTAATCATCAGCGGACGTAATCCCCAAAAAGGTGCTCAGGTGCTGGAAGAACTCAAAAGTTCGACTGGCAATGATCGAATCGAATTGATGATCAGTGATCTGGAAGATCTTTCCTCCGTCAGGAAAATGGCCGCTGATTTTAAAGCCAAGCATGACAAACTGGATATCCTGATCAATAATGCCGGATACCTGGCTTCCGAAAGAACACTCACCAAAGATGGCCATGAAAAAATGTTTGGCATCAACTACCTCGCCCCATTTCTTCTGACCCATGAACTGCTGGACCTTTTAAAGAAATCTGATCAGGGACGCATCGTCAATGTTTCCTCCAATGCCATGCTCAACACAATCGACCTCAACAACCTGAATTCTGAAAATAAATTCAGCCAGATGGGGAGTTATGGGCATTCCAAAAGTATGCTCACTTCTCACACCAATGAATTGGCACGTAGGCTCGAAGGAAGCAAGGTAACGGCCAATAGCCTGCATCCGGGAGTAGTATACACCAATATGATCAAAAGCTTTACCGGACCTGCCTTCATGCGTTTTCTCATCAAAATGATAGGCCCTTTGTTTTTCCTTAGCCCTGAGCAAGGAGCCGCTACGACTATCTATGCTGCAAGTTCTCCGGACTTAGCAGAAAGTAGTGGAAAGTATTTGGTGAAAAAGAAGATCACTTCTCCCAAACCCATAACAGAAAATGAAGAAGTGGCGAAAAAACTTTGGGATGCTACGGAAAAGATTCTGAATATCAGCTAA
- a CDS encoding nitrilase family protein yields the protein MKTLRIATAQFEPKDGDKAYNLSVMDKLCAEAKQKGAEVLSFHEMCITAYTFTKELSEAEMLELAEEVPNGPSTLALIEMSRKYQMPMLAGLVEKEDGNLYNTYICVDESGLKAKFRKLHPFINPYLKPGNEYVVFDLLGWTCGILICYDNNIIENVRASALLGADIIFAPHVTGCTPSAMPGRGYVEDKFWQNRHIDPVSLRQEFRGPKGRGWLLRWLPARAYDNGVYYVFSNPIGYDGEHLKNGNAMILDPYGEILAETHSFEDEICIAEIDPSKLQLAGGHRYRKARRPELYRDIIGQDHQSNTHPVWMKKKG from the coding sequence ATGAAAACACTGAGAATTGCCACAGCCCAGTTTGAGCCCAAAGATGGAGACAAAGCCTATAATTTATCTGTAATGGATAAGCTCTGCGCAGAAGCGAAGCAAAAAGGCGCGGAGGTGCTAAGCTTCCATGAAATGTGTATCACGGCTTATACCTTTACCAAAGAGCTCTCAGAAGCCGAAATGCTGGAGTTGGCAGAGGAAGTTCCTAATGGTCCCAGTACGCTCGCGCTCATAGAGATGTCAAGAAAGTACCAGATGCCTATGCTTGCAGGTCTGGTGGAAAAAGAAGATGGCAATCTTTACAATACCTATATCTGTGTGGACGAAAGTGGCCTTAAGGCAAAATTTCGTAAGCTCCATCCCTTCATCAATCCATATCTCAAGCCCGGAAACGAGTATGTAGTTTTTGATCTATTGGGCTGGACATGTGGCATCCTCATTTGCTATGATAATAATATCATTGAAAATGTACGGGCTAGCGCACTCCTTGGCGCTGATATCATTTTTGCGCCTCATGTGACTGGATGTACTCCTTCTGCTATGCCGGGCCGCGGCTATGTAGAAGATAAATTCTGGCAAAACCGCCATATTGATCCGGTTTCTCTCCGACAGGAATTCAGAGGTCCTAAAGGAAGGGGCTGGCTGCTGCGATGGTTACCGGCTCGAGCCTATGACAATGGCGTATACTATGTCTTTAGTAATCCGATCGGTTACGATGGAGAACATTTAAAGAATGGGAATGCTATGATCCTGGATCCTTATGGTGAGATCCTTGCGGAGACGCATAGTTTTGAGGATGAAATTTGTATAGCGGAAATTGATCCTTCGAAACTCCAGCTAGCAGGAGGACATCGCTACCGAAAAGCAAGAAGGCCCGAACTATATCGGGATATAATTGGCCAGGATCATCAATCGAATACGCATCCGGTTTGGATGAAGAAGAAAGGATAG
- the bla gene encoding subclass B1 metallo-beta-lactamase codes for MEKLLLTILILFPILSLAQNQELIRLSDDLEIQQLTDKVYVHRSYATVEPYGRFYSNGMVYVSEGKAMIFDTPMESEMTEELLDWLKAELKVEIVGIVVNHHHDDCLGGLNHFHDMGVPSWSTSLTRELAIEEKLEAPQNTFKKKKNLSVGNSKVKLFFPGEAHTIDNMVAWLPEEKVLFGGCMVKSLKSGKGNLDDANVEAWPLTIGKVKKKFGDAVWVIPGHGKSGGIDLLDYTIDMFSKK; via the coding sequence ATGGAAAAACTGCTGCTAACGATCCTTATTCTTTTCCCCATTTTGAGTTTAGCCCAAAATCAGGAGTTGATCCGACTTTCAGATGATTTGGAAATTCAGCAGCTCACCGACAAGGTCTATGTTCATCGCTCCTACGCAACCGTCGAGCCCTATGGCCGATTTTATTCCAATGGGATGGTCTATGTATCGGAAGGCAAAGCGATGATCTTTGATACGCCAATGGAGTCTGAAATGACGGAGGAATTATTGGATTGGCTAAAGGCAGAATTGAAGGTAGAGATCGTCGGGATAGTTGTGAACCATCACCATGATGATTGCTTGGGAGGACTCAATCATTTTCATGATATGGGAGTTCCATCCTGGTCAACGAGCCTTACCCGCGAATTGGCGATAGAGGAAAAGCTGGAAGCCCCGCAAAACACGTTTAAGAAGAAAAAAAATCTAAGTGTCGGGAATAGTAAGGTAAAACTCTTCTTTCCCGGAGAGGCACATACGATCGATAATATGGTTGCCTGGTTGCCGGAGGAAAAAGTATTGTTTGGAGGCTGTATGGTAAAGTCCCTGAAATCAGGAAAAGGAAATCTGGATGATGCCAATGTGGAAGCCTGGCCTCTTACAATAGGGAAAGTAAAGAAAAAGTTTGGCGATGCAGTATGGGTGATTCCGGGTCATGGAAAATCAGGTGGGATTGATTTGCTGGATTACACCATCGACATGTTTAGCAAAAAGTAA
- a CDS encoding retropepsin-like aspartic protease, whose amino-acid sequence MNKFFLIFLLFCSYSCININNFDRGFLENRIQDTVEIPFETYRGLVLVKANFNGVEGNFLFDNGASYSCINQDFADKAGIKFRQGSNISDGNNRKTVVKESTAKDISIDKIHFKNTGVYLIDTKNFFPCKEDVDGILGASVINKINWLIDFKGEKIQISSSAFDNGGISFPITFSSNNSSFMTFELNEFPVRAKIDFGYQGELKLREREYRHKFSGMKADKSVGISSLSISGLGKNDTTYDLYEGIDMQIDNIRLPYPPEINLTRNLKYKARIGSSFFRNYELVVNSSEKEYLLKAYEEEFDKEDYRAYGVAIYEVEDSYRIIQLKPGQIGEQNIEIMDEILSINEQSVDSFSDFCALREFLAKSREKAETLYLRIKGKEESFVFPYQKADLISLP is encoded by the coding sequence ATGAATAAGTTTTTCCTCATCTTCCTGCTATTTTGTTCCTATTCCTGTATCAACATCAACAATTTTGACAGAGGTTTTCTGGAGAATCGCATTCAGGATACAGTAGAAATTCCTTTTGAAACCTATCGGGGCCTGGTTTTAGTAAAAGCAAACTTCAACGGCGTCGAAGGAAATTTTCTCTTTGATAATGGAGCCAGTTACAGTTGTATAAACCAGGACTTTGCGGATAAGGCTGGGATCAAATTTCGCCAGGGCTCTAATATCAGTGATGGGAACAATCGAAAAACGGTCGTAAAAGAATCTACCGCCAAAGACATTTCTATAGATAAGATTCATTTTAAGAATACAGGGGTTTACCTGATTGACACAAAAAACTTCTTTCCCTGTAAAGAAGATGTTGATGGGATTCTAGGCGCTTCGGTGATCAATAAGATCAATTGGCTGATTGACTTCAAAGGAGAAAAAATTCAGATCTCCAGTTCTGCCTTTGATAATGGCGGAATCTCTTTCCCTATTACTTTCAGCTCAAATAACAGCAGCTTCATGACTTTTGAGCTCAATGAATTTCCGGTACGTGCGAAGATCGACTTTGGCTATCAGGGAGAACTGAAACTGAGAGAAAGAGAGTACAGACATAAGTTTAGCGGCATGAAAGCTGATAAGAGTGTGGGCATCTCTTCTTTATCCATTAGCGGTTTGGGGAAAAATGATACGACTTATGATCTCTATGAAGGGATTGACATGCAGATTGATAACATTCGCCTGCCCTACCCTCCTGAAATCAACCTTACCAGAAACCTTAAATATAAAGCTCGTATCGGAAGCAGTTTTTTCAGAAATTATGAATTGGTAGTTAATTCTTCAGAAAAAGAATACCTGCTGAAAGCTTATGAAGAGGAATTTGATAAGGAAGATTATCGCGCCTATGGAGTTGCCATCTATGAAGTCGAGGATAGCTACCGCATCATTCAACTCAAACCGGGTCAGATTGGGGAGCAGAATATAGAGATCATGGACGAAATCCTGTCTATCAATGAGCAATCCGTCGACTCTTTCTCAGATTTTTGTGCCCTGAGGGAATTTTTAGCAAAAAGTCGCGAAAAGGCGGAAACTTTGTACCTTAGGATTAAAGGAAAAGAGGAAAGCTTTGTTTTCCCATATCAGAAAGCGGACTTGATCTCTTTACCCTAA
- a CDS encoding Dabb family protein, protein MASTPELAPQTEETKSKQLRHVVLFKFKESSTEADIAKVEEAFSALPSKIPQIKGYEWGTNNSPEGLDKGFTHCFFLSFDSEEDRAIYLPHPDHKAFGDVLGPHLDDVLVVDYWTD, encoded by the coding sequence ATGGCATCTACCCCTGAGCTAGCTCCTCAAACAGAAGAAACCAAGAGCAAGCAGCTTCGACATGTAGTGCTATTCAAATTTAAAGAGAGCAGTACGGAAGCCGATATTGCCAAAGTCGAAGAAGCCTTTTCAGCTCTTCCTTCCAAAATCCCTCAGATCAAAGGATATGAGTGGGGGACCAACAACAGCCCGGAAGGACTGGACAAAGGATTCACTCATTGTTTCTTCCTGAGTTTTGATAGCGAAGAAGACCGGGCCATCTACCTCCCGCATCCCGATCACAAAGCTTTTGGAGATGTACTGGGACCACACCTGGATGATGTGTTAGTTGTCGATTACTGGACAGACTAA